The Aminithiophilus ramosus genome contains a region encoding:
- a CDS encoding sigma 54-interacting transcriptional regulator, translating into MTDKTPLVVQIEWNDFETARQLLGKHFEALSATEQHPDMAATELTVVTGESEVRPHLLVAAPDFLSHKRNWEPPLPTLIVLDKDDPRGQWNNDVVSAFRSLDYDIVGIVRGSRLFGEQLPDPDESALLEGVLKEAARKLLRKKLQEEGLSKPIGWKALLEETIDPGFVSLFADPATRQMASDLKRAILSVQRRLASERSFFDELRDSPLPLKEGEEGIDWEALARSEEDRRVRTRRIPSVLLLGETGTGKTLLARWIAESLLVGAENSLYRVNISAVGRELIDGELFGSVRGSYTDAQDSPGAFLANRGKVIFLDEIGDMLPEHQTRLLLYLDSGQVRPTGWNGNPFQAPSVVVAATNRPVRDWAQGDDERFRADLLHRFDRIVEIPPLRERRQDLRLLISLTLQADDVNPPKGRERTVERISLDAVSELESRPYPGNFRDLRTVLARAIERAEAEESRILCLRHLR; encoded by the coding sequence ATGACCGATAAGACGCCCCTCGTCGTCCAGATCGAATGGAACGACTTCGAGACGGCCCGACAACTTCTCGGGAAGCACTTTGAAGCCCTCTCGGCGACGGAGCAACACCCTGACATGGCCGCGACTGAACTTACCGTCGTCACCGGCGAGAGCGAGGTCAGGCCCCACCTCCTCGTCGCCGCGCCGGACTTCCTGAGCCACAAGCGAAACTGGGAGCCTCCTCTGCCGACGCTCATCGTCCTCGACAAGGACGACCCCCGCGGCCAATGGAACAACGACGTCGTCAGCGCCTTCCGCTCCCTCGACTACGATATCGTCGGCATCGTCAGGGGTTCCCGCCTCTTCGGAGAGCAGCTTCCCGACCCCGACGAATCGGCCCTCCTGGAGGGAGTCCTCAAGGAAGCCGCCAGAAAGCTCCTGCGGAAAAAACTCCAGGAGGAGGGGCTCTCCAAGCCCATCGGATGGAAGGCCCTTCTGGAGGAAACAATCGACCCCGGCTTTGTCAGCCTCTTCGCCGACCCGGCCACAAGACAGATGGCGTCGGACCTCAAGAGGGCCATCCTCTCGGTGCAAAGACGCCTGGCCTCCGAGCGGTCCTTTTTCGACGAACTCCGCGACAGCCCTCTGCCTCTGAAGGAGGGAGAAGAAGGCATCGACTGGGAGGCGCTTGCCCGATCCGAAGAGGATCGGCGCGTCCGGACGCGCCGCATTCCCTCCGTGCTGCTTCTGGGCGAAACGGGAACGGGCAAGACCCTCCTGGCCCGTTGGATCGCCGAAAGCCTCCTGGTCGGAGCCGAAAACAGCCTCTACCGCGTCAACATCTCCGCCGTCGGGCGCGAGCTGATCGACGGAGAACTCTTCGGCTCCGTCAGAGGAAGCTACACCGACGCCCAAGACAGCCCCGGCGCCTTCCTGGCCAACAGGGGCAAGGTCATCTTCCTCGATGAAATCGGCGACATGCTCCCCGAACACCAGACCCGCCTGCTCCTCTACCTCGACAGCGGACAGGTCCGCCCCACGGGCTGGAACGGGAACCCCTTCCAGGCCCCCTCCGTCGTTGTTGCCGCCACGAACCGCCCTGTCCGCGACTGGGCCCAGGGCGACGACGAGCGATTCCGGGCCGACCTGCTCCACCGCTTCGACCGAATCGTCGAAATCCCGCCCCTGAGGGAGCGCCGCCAGGACCTGCGCCTGCTCATCAGCCTCACCCTCCAGGCCGACGACGTGAACCCCCCGAAAGGAAGGGAACGGACCGTCGAGCGCATCTCCCTCGACGCCGTCAGCGAACTGGAAAGCCGACCCTATCCCGGCAACTTCCGCGACCTGCGGACTGTTCTCGCCAGAGCCATCGAAAGAGCCGAGGCCGAGGAAAGCCGGATTCTCTGTCTGCGCCATCTGAGATGA
- a CDS encoding CRISPR-associated protein — protein MDTDRTPTRLLIVSTCGTSLLTNGPMSDELRKLLRRTANDTGKTLAATDRSFIDDRLKEKRDSLAKASPGEARDLSAELNGLLGLYDEDLSRAKGGHHIFLHTDTYQGEAVAETLAHWSRQKGLISETLRIDRLNAARVEDFHEGMANLAAWCANTLPGYRSSGYRIVFNLIGGFKSLQGFMQTLGMFHADESVYLFEGERTLLHIPRLPIDLDESAKTLMRDNLTLFRRLARGSLAASECTSIPGTLLYRLGDECELSPWGRMLWDRFRTAAFEERLWPSPSPLIVYTDKFEKKAATLSEGKYRRYLNERLDDLARHLEGGGKVRANLKRLDLKPLRGNPCPPATHEIDAWAEGGAWRICGRFDGQTFILEDLLPHGF, from the coding sequence ATGGATACCGACAGAACCCCGACACGCCTACTCATCGTCTCGACCTGCGGCACCAGCCTGCTCACCAACGGCCCCATGTCTGACGAACTTAGGAAACTGCTCCGCAGGACCGCCAACGACACGGGAAAAACCCTGGCCGCAACGGACCGGAGTTTCATCGACGATCGGCTGAAGGAAAAAAGGGACAGCCTGGCGAAGGCCTCACCCGGTGAGGCCCGGGACTTAAGCGCCGAACTCAACGGCCTCCTGGGCCTCTACGATGAGGACCTTTCCCGGGCGAAGGGCGGCCACCACATCTTCCTCCATACCGACACCTACCAGGGTGAGGCCGTTGCCGAAACCCTGGCTCACTGGAGCCGGCAGAAGGGCCTTATCTCGGAAACCCTCAGGATCGACCGTCTCAACGCCGCCCGGGTGGAAGACTTTCACGAAGGCATGGCCAACCTGGCTGCCTGGTGCGCCAACACCCTGCCCGGTTATCGCAGCAGCGGCTACCGCATCGTCTTCAACCTCATCGGCGGCTTCAAAAGCCTCCAGGGCTTCATGCAGACCCTGGGGATGTTCCACGCCGACGAGAGCGTCTACCTCTTCGAGGGCGAGCGGACACTCCTTCACATCCCCCGCCTCCCCATCGACCTCGACGAAAGCGCCAAAACCCTGATGCGGGACAACCTCACTCTCTTTCGCCGCCTGGCCCGGGGCTCTCTTGCCGCTTCGGAGTGCACGTCCATCCCCGGAACCCTTCTCTACCGCCTGGGTGACGAATGCGAACTCTCTCCCTGGGGCCGCATGCTCTGGGACCGCTTCCGCACGGCCGCATTCGAAGAGCGGCTCTGGCCCTCCCCCTCGCCGCTCATCGTCTACACCGACAAATTCGAAAAAAAAGCCGCCACTCTCTCGGAGGGCAAATACCGGCGCTACCTCAACGAGCGCCTCGACGACCTGGCCCGCCACCTCGAAGGCGGCGGCAAGGTGCGGGCCAATCTCAAACGCCTCGACCTGAAACCCCTCAGGGGCAACCCCTGCCCGCCGGCGACCCATGAAATCGACGCCTGGGCCGAAGGAGGGGCCTGGCGCATCTGCGGGCGTTTCGACGGCCAGACCTTCATCCTCGAAGATCTGCTGCCTCATGGCTTCTGA
- a CDS encoding HD domain-containing protein, with translation MALLRGLCSGDTLPLTKEQITFLPDWVRGLCSAEEDDSVRPLHLAQVLVDHYDRNRRKASGVGQGLLDEIRRRPGGEPLAAYIERRIANEWAELWLGDQIPETVEHSRRHSKRLMEIAANVFRSARPEDVEAVGLNDAKALALFVTAIYLHDIGHTALAFPVTPSGGGAFPLGLFPSSVREVHHLLSRDLILAEGEDLLPDDGSDLAPMLRELVPLVCAYHRGYTHLLKEQKTAQPKGAVSQVGKLLFGDEHFNETLRPLEEVLEAKKGKIAAWGLSIPKVLACAALLRVVDGCDVQADRTVDDVYLKARQKRTEKEGQALWQQLAFFDTKLPAELGNKLCELRDLIDSERIDSERIEDPLRVKDQAEAIKALTGDIYTAVFDDLIALKGSGDWAFINEDFEKIQALSLANCVAFKWEQFLHFRKHQAVGFVLPMPSADGKGVTIGIWPNNELRPDNAALEKVRESIQEELSGKEDDQARGKQRPGGVGDILESLGLKPEVMGERSDGR, from the coding sequence ATGGCCCTTCTAAGGGGCCTGTGCAGCGGCGATACCCTCCCTCTCACGAAAGAACAGATCACATTTCTTCCCGATTGGGTTCGGGGACTTTGTTCCGCAGAAGAGGACGACTCCGTCAGACCCTTACACCTGGCCCAAGTCCTCGTCGATCACTACGACAGGAACCGCCGCAAAGCCTCCGGCGTCGGACAAGGACTTCTCGACGAGATCCGCCGCCGCCCTGGAGGCGAACCCCTTGCCGCGTACATCGAGAGGCGCATCGCCAACGAGTGGGCCGAACTCTGGCTGGGCGACCAGATCCCCGAAACGGTCGAACACAGCCGCCGCCACTCGAAACGGCTCATGGAAATCGCCGCCAACGTCTTCCGGTCGGCACGCCCGGAAGACGTCGAGGCCGTGGGCCTGAATGACGCCAAGGCTTTGGCCCTCTTCGTCACCGCCATCTACCTCCACGACATCGGCCACACGGCTCTGGCCTTTCCCGTCACGCCCAGCGGAGGCGGCGCCTTCCCTCTAGGCCTTTTCCCCTCGTCGGTGCGCGAGGTCCACCATCTCCTCTCAAGAGACCTGATCCTGGCCGAGGGAGAAGACCTCCTCCCTGACGACGGCAGCGATCTGGCCCCCATGCTTCGGGAACTGGTACCCCTCGTCTGCGCCTACCATCGGGGCTACACCCATCTGCTTAAAGAGCAGAAGACGGCACAGCCCAAGGGCGCCGTCTCTCAGGTGGGGAAGCTCCTCTTCGGCGACGAGCACTTCAACGAGACGCTGCGCCCTCTGGAAGAGGTACTTGAGGCCAAAAAGGGGAAAATCGCTGCCTGGGGCCTCTCGATCCCCAAGGTGCTGGCCTGCGCCGCCCTGCTTCGCGTCGTCGACGGCTGCGACGTCCAGGCTGACAGAACCGTCGACGACGTCTACCTGAAGGCCCGCCAGAAACGGACGGAAAAGGAAGGCCAGGCCCTCTGGCAGCAACTGGCGTTCTTTGACACGAAACTTCCTGCCGAACTTGGCAACAAACTGTGCGAACTTAGAGATCTCATCGATTCTGAGCGCATCGATTCTGAGCGCATCGAGGACCCTCTTCGCGTTAAGGATCAGGCGGAAGCCATAAAAGCGCTGACCGGAGACATCTACACCGCCGTCTTCGACGATCTCATCGCTCTCAAAGGCTCCGGAGACTGGGCTTTCATCAACGAAGACTTCGAGAAAATCCAGGCCCTTTCGCTGGCCAACTGCGTGGCCTTCAAGTGGGAGCAGTTCCTTCACTTCCGCAAACACCAGGCCGTCGGCTTTGTCCTCCCCATGCCTTCCGCCGACGGCAAGGGCGTCACCATCGGCATCTGGCCCAACAATGAACTCCGTCCGGACAATGCAGCTTTGGAAAAAGTCCGCGAGAGCATCCAAGAGGAGCTTTCGGGGAAAGAGGATGACCAGGCCCGAGGCAAGCAACGGCCGGGCGGCGTCGGAGACATCCTGGAGTCCCTTGGCCTGAAGCCCGAAGTCATGGGAGAACGAAGCGATGGCCGGTGA
- the mutY gene encoding A/G-specific adenine glycosylase, which translates to MEKFEISCREEAMNGRNTFADDLLRWYAQEARDLPWRRRSSPYSVLVSEFMLQQTQVATVIPYFTRWMERFPDFESLAAADEEEVLRLWEGLGYYRRARSLHAIALLVAGPLGGALPDDYDSLLQLPGVGPYTAGALASLAFNRPEAALDGNVERLMTRLLDIAEIPGPALREDLRRRITAAIPPGRARDFNQALMELGALVCLPRNPLCLSCPLKGHCLALARGTAAERPLRRLRPPVETVRALALLVTDGDRFLLLRHRDGERWQGLWEFPTFDGDEESVAADLQLDRTAWKKAGSVRHSFTRYRREISAFSLAVGLSLPLPGTEDREARWVAREELGDYPLSAGSRKIREGLIAPAEGESSVDGGRGKA; encoded by the coding sequence ATGGAAAAATTCGAGATCTCCTGCCGGGAGGAAGCCATGAACGGACGGAACACCTTCGCCGACGATCTTCTCCGCTGGTATGCCCAAGAGGCCCGCGACCTTCCCTGGCGACGCCGAAGCTCGCCCTACTCCGTCCTCGTCTCGGAGTTCATGCTTCAGCAGACCCAGGTCGCCACGGTCATCCCCTATTTCACGCGCTGGATGGAGCGCTTCCCCGATTTCGAGAGCCTGGCCGCCGCCGACGAGGAGGAGGTCCTGCGCCTCTGGGAGGGGCTGGGCTACTACCGCCGGGCCCGATCCCTGCACGCCATCGCTCTTCTCGTGGCCGGCCCTCTCGGCGGCGCCCTCCCCGACGACTACGACAGCCTTCTTCAGCTGCCCGGCGTGGGTCCCTACACGGCGGGCGCCCTGGCCAGCCTGGCCTTCAACCGCCCCGAGGCCGCCCTCGACGGCAACGTGGAGCGCCTGATGACGCGCCTTCTCGACATCGCCGAGATTCCCGGCCCCGCCCTCAGGGAAGACCTTCGCCGCCGGATCACCGCCGCCATCCCCCCGGGCCGGGCCCGCGACTTCAACCAGGCCCTCATGGAGCTCGGCGCCCTGGTCTGTCTCCCCCGCAACCCCCTTTGCCTCTCCTGTCCCCTGAAAGGCCACTGCCTCGCCCTCGCGAGGGGTACTGCCGCCGAAAGGCCCCTCAGGCGCCTCCGCCCTCCCGTCGAGACGGTCCGCGCCCTGGCGCTCCTCGTCACCGACGGCGACCGTTTCCTCCTCCTGCGGCACCGCGACGGCGAGCGGTGGCAGGGACTCTGGGAATTCCCCACCTTCGACGGCGACGAGGAGAGCGTCGCCGCCGACCTGCAACTGGACCGGACCGCGTGGAAGAAGGCGGGATCGGTCCGCCACAGCTTCACCCGCTACCGGAGGGAGATCTCCGCCTTTTCCCTCGCCGTCGGCCTTTCCCTCCCCCTTCCCGGCACGGAGGATCGCGAGGCCCGATGGGTCGCCCGGGAGGAGCTGGGGGACTACCCCCTTTCGGCGGGAAGCCGTAAGATCAGAGAAGGCCTGATCGCCCCGGCCGAGGGGGAAAGCTCCGTTGACGGCGGAAGGGGGAAGGCCTAG
- the cas10 gene encoding type III-B CRISPR-associated protein Cas10/Cmr2 — MTAYLLNLSIGPVQPFIAAARRTRDLWFGSRLLSEICLEAARAVRETSRPVRNGDSPLIFPNESALNGKDEPNVANVIIALVDDPQEAARKAREAAQACLERYGDQVLSRFSNVIDENLWRAQLSDALEFFAAWVPCKGDADYDEARKRLASLMAARKNVRDFAPPLSPPRPGLKSSLDGRNEALLVGKDMEASLLNGKIGKAERYRLRLKRGEALDAMGLIKRAAEPKTGDRKTFSPVDRIAATPWLKAADSLCLDLMQNLHDAWAATIGASESKNGWNRYEGEVFPGRLEDFKEETGWDTALLEEALKALTEKLGEPFPYLAIVKADGDKMGKAISTLTTIEGHQNFSDELAAFACQAREIVKKHDGACVYAGGDDVLALLPLETCLSCARELAKSFADSFAKTKEALKKEDHPTLSVGIAVGHFLEPLEDLLRFADEAERMAKEPDRDGLAVVVRSRGNAPIAVRGKWGSELDKRLLYWKELFATGGLPSRYPYELRRLVGTYENWDSGDDVAEALMGDISRVFGRKELRLSDPEKETLKNKMAGHIKELASARHLEDLVLELLVARHLAEGEPPKEVRS, encoded by the coding sequence ATGACCGCCTATCTCCTCAACCTCTCCATCGGACCCGTTCAGCCCTTCATCGCCGCCGCCAGGCGGACGCGCGATCTCTGGTTCGGCTCCCGCCTGCTTTCCGAAATCTGCCTCGAAGCGGCCCGAGCCGTCCGTGAAACGTCCCGCCCCGTCCGTAACGGCGACAGTCCGCTCATCTTTCCCAACGAGTCCGCCCTGAACGGCAAAGACGAACCGAACGTCGCCAACGTCATCATCGCCCTCGTGGATGACCCTCAAGAGGCGGCCCGCAAGGCAAGGGAAGCCGCCCAGGCGTGCCTGGAACGCTACGGCGACCAGGTCCTGTCCCGCTTCTCCAACGTCATCGATGAGAATCTCTGGCGCGCCCAGCTCTCCGACGCCCTGGAATTCTTCGCCGCCTGGGTGCCCTGCAAGGGCGACGCCGACTATGACGAGGCCCGAAAACGCCTGGCCTCCCTCATGGCGGCCAGAAAGAACGTGCGGGACTTCGCCCCTCCTCTGTCGCCGCCCCGGCCCGGCCTCAAATCCTCTCTCGACGGCCGCAACGAGGCCCTGCTCGTCGGCAAAGACATGGAAGCCTCCCTTTTAAACGGCAAAATCGGGAAGGCGGAACGCTACCGCCTCCGTCTCAAACGGGGAGAGGCCCTCGACGCCATGGGCCTCATCAAACGTGCCGCCGAACCCAAAACCGGAGACAGGAAAACCTTCTCTCCCGTCGACCGCATCGCCGCCACCCCCTGGCTCAAGGCCGCCGATTCTCTCTGTCTCGACCTGATGCAGAATCTCCATGACGCCTGGGCCGCAACCATCGGCGCCTCGGAAAGCAAAAATGGCTGGAATCGTTATGAGGGCGAGGTCTTTCCGGGACGTCTGGAAGATTTCAAAGAGGAAACAGGCTGGGACACCGCCCTCCTCGAAGAGGCCCTGAAGGCCCTCACGGAAAAGCTCGGCGAGCCCTTTCCCTATCTGGCCATCGTCAAGGCCGACGGCGACAAGATGGGCAAGGCCATCTCCACCCTCACCACCATCGAGGGACACCAGAACTTCTCGGACGAGCTGGCCGCCTTTGCCTGCCAGGCCCGCGAGATCGTCAAAAAACACGACGGCGCCTGCGTCTACGCCGGCGGCGACGACGTTCTGGCCCTGCTGCCCCTGGAGACCTGTCTTTCCTGTGCCCGCGAGCTGGCCAAAAGCTTTGCCGACAGCTTCGCCAAAACCAAGGAAGCCCTGAAAAAAGAGGACCATCCCACTCTTTCCGTGGGCATCGCCGTCGGCCATTTTCTGGAGCCCCTCGAAGACCTGCTCCGCTTCGCCGACGAAGCGGAGCGGATGGCCAAAGAGCCCGACCGAGACGGTCTGGCCGTCGTCGTCCGGTCCCGGGGCAACGCCCCCATCGCCGTCCGGGGCAAGTGGGGATCGGAACTCGACAAGCGTCTTCTGTACTGGAAAGAACTCTTCGCCACCGGCGGACTGCCCTCCCGCTACCCCTACGAACTGCGCCGTCTCGTCGGCACCTACGAGAACTGGGACAGTGGCGACGACGTGGCCGAAGCCCTCATGGGGGACATCTCCCGGGTCTTCGGCCGCAAGGAGCTTCGCCTTTCCGATCCGGAAAAGGAGACGCTGAAAAACAAAATGGCCGGTCATATCAAAGAGCTGGCCTCCGCCCGCCATCTGGAAGACCTTGTCCTTGAACTGCTCGTCGCCCGCCATCTGGCCGAAGGCGAGCCGCCGAAGGAGGTGCGCTCATGA
- the dapF gene encoding diaminopimelate epimerase has product MIRCAKMNGNGNDFLVIDNGRKRIDDETLSRMARLLCRRRESVGADGLLVFEPSTTASFRMRVFNSDGSEGAMCGNGARCMARYACEQNLAPPKMTFETDGGAVTALVEGRRVSLTLASVPLEDIVIDEPLVVGDEALRYSFLTVGVPHGVVFLNRPLSEGEMTFLGSTMRHDRALFPEGANINFVTADDEGLFVATYERGVEALTLSCGTGSTASAIVACLTGRSGPEATVRNPGGVQEISLLFEGRSSVVPSLAGLTTLVGWVEASDEAFL; this is encoded by the coding sequence ATGATCCGCTGCGCCAAGATGAACGGTAACGGCAACGACTTTCTCGTCATCGACAACGGACGGAAACGTATCGACGACGAGACCCTTTCCCGCATGGCCCGCCTTCTCTGCCGGAGACGGGAGTCGGTCGGCGCCGACGGCCTGCTCGTCTTCGAGCCTTCGACGACGGCCTCCTTCCGCATGCGCGTCTTCAACAGCGACGGATCGGAAGGGGCCATGTGCGGCAACGGCGCCCGCTGCATGGCGCGCTACGCCTGCGAGCAGAACCTGGCCCCTCCCAAAATGACCTTCGAGACCGACGGAGGCGCCGTGACGGCCCTCGTCGAGGGACGGCGCGTCTCCCTCACGCTGGCCTCCGTCCCGCTGGAAGACATCGTCATCGACGAGCCCCTCGTCGTCGGCGACGAGGCCCTCCGCTACTCCTTCCTCACCGTCGGCGTCCCCCACGGCGTCGTCTTCCTCAACCGCCCCCTCTCGGAGGGGGAGATGACCTTCCTCGGCTCCACGATGCGCCACGACAGGGCCCTCTTCCCCGAGGGAGCCAACATCAACTTCGTCACCGCCGACGACGAGGGGCTCTTCGTCGCCACCTACGAACGCGGCGTCGAGGCCCTGACCCTCTCCTGCGGCACGGGATCGACGGCCTCGGCCATCGTGGCCTGCCTGACGGGACGAAGCGGCCCCGAGGCCACGGTCCGGAACCCCGGCGGCGTCCAGGAGATCTCCCTCCTCTTCGAGGGGAGGAGCTCCGTCGTCCCCTCCCTGGCCGGCCTCACGACCCTCGTCGGCTGGGTCGAGGCCTCTGACGAGGCCTTCCTGTAG
- the cmr1 gene encoding type III-B CRISPR module RAMP protein Cmr1 — translation MARTIGGPPPEKPSPGRQEEFFEESFDIHVVTPLFGGGVTAGVVDATNPIRGTSIRGHLRFWWRATAGRSCASSQELYERESALWGDTKKASSVYVVVAKWQKESPSPCAFFPPDKNFPSFYDGFPSYALFPFQGKKTNGRVTQEPGEAMKGSSFTLLVRGPQSARSELFQAIRAWICFGGLGARTRKGAGSLYCPTLSPGTQDNLARWLQEHFGNLNGAKTGSLPWPTLGRAVLIEKKSDDPVRIWDQVIKLYKDFRQGEGVGRNPGRENRPGRSRWPEADAIRRVAGTHDRRHEPDPNKPCAFPRASFGLPIITHFKDSGRNGLDPEDTELYPVKDKKKKDRMASPVIVKPLATDKTKAVALIAVLNAPLPDNLELHLKGSNLLQGQQSKIITPASATYDKSPLKNRSPRGDAIEALIAFAKEQGFREVTS, via the coding sequence ATGGCACGCACCATCGGCGGCCCTCCTCCTGAAAAACCGTCTCCCGGCAGACAGGAGGAGTTTTTCGAGGAATCTTTCGATATTCACGTCGTCACGCCCCTTTTCGGAGGAGGCGTGACGGCCGGAGTCGTTGACGCCACAAACCCCATCCGGGGAACGTCCATCAGGGGCCATCTGCGCTTCTGGTGGCGCGCCACGGCCGGGCGGAGCTGCGCGTCATCCCAAGAGCTTTACGAGCGGGAATCGGCGCTGTGGGGAGATACGAAAAAGGCGAGCAGCGTTTACGTGGTTGTTGCGAAGTGGCAGAAGGAATCTCCTTCTCCCTGTGCCTTTTTCCCTCCAGACAAGAACTTCCCAAGCTTCTACGACGGCTTCCCCTCTTATGCCCTCTTCCCCTTTCAGGGGAAAAAAACAAACGGAAGAGTGACGCAAGAACCAGGGGAGGCCATGAAAGGGAGCTCCTTCACGCTTCTGGTTCGCGGGCCTCAATCAGCGCGATCCGAACTTTTTCAGGCTATCCGTGCCTGGATCTGCTTCGGCGGACTGGGTGCCCGAACCCGAAAAGGAGCGGGCTCTCTCTACTGCCCCACTCTTTCTCCCGGTACCCAGGACAATCTGGCCCGCTGGCTTCAGGAGCACTTCGGCAACCTCAACGGCGCCAAGACCGGTTCGCTTCCCTGGCCGACTTTGGGAAGAGCCGTCCTTATCGAGAAGAAATCCGACGACCCCGTCCGGATCTGGGATCAGGTCATCAAGCTCTACAAAGACTTTCGCCAAGGCGAAGGGGTTGGCCGTAATCCCGGCAGAGAGAACAGGCCCGGCCGTTCCCGCTGGCCCGAGGCCGACGCCATCCGCCGCGTGGCCGGAACGCATGACCGTCGGCACGAGCCGGACCCCAACAAACCCTGCGCCTTCCCACGGGCCTCCTTCGGCCTGCCCATCATCACCCACTTCAAGGACAGCGGGAGAAACGGTCTTGACCCGGAAGACACGGAGCTCTACCCCGTGAAGGATAAAAAGAAGAAAGACCGCATGGCAAGCCCGGTGATCGTCAAACCCCTGGCGACAGACAAAACGAAAGCCGTCGCCCTCATCGCCGTTCTCAACGCCCCTCTTCCCGACAACCTGGAATTGCACCTGAAGGGAAGCAATCTCCTGCAAGGGCAGCAAAGCAAGATCATCACCCCCGCTTCGGCCACCTACGACAAGTCGCCGCTGAAAAACCGCTCCCCTCGCGGCGACGCGATCGAAGCCTTGATCGCCTTCGCGAAAGAACAGGGCTTCCGGGAGGTGACATCATGA
- a CDS encoding FadR/GntR family transcriptional regulator, producing MVENREIAVPMALLLVMAEAEGPLGAGAAREALLRDGVDISEATAGRLLRDLEREGLALKVGVQGRKLTEKGREAAAEICRRRTNEASAEALLEALRPTDKGELVDLVVARRALETETARLAALNGTEEELERLREIVAETRRLTSAGRSMAGSDGAFHAQIARMSHNSILEAALHLIWHNGQYSPLLEAIRHKQGRTLGSDHERLFQAIASRDGERARLAMTEHLNNVLRDVEALPDDGA from the coding sequence ATGGTCGAAAACAGGGAAATCGCCGTCCCCATGGCCCTGCTTCTGGTCATGGCCGAGGCCGAAGGCCCCCTGGGGGCCGGAGCGGCCCGGGAGGCCCTGCTCCGCGACGGCGTCGACATCAGCGAGGCCACGGCGGGGCGGCTTCTCCGCGATCTCGAACGGGAGGGACTGGCCCTCAAGGTGGGCGTCCAGGGACGGAAACTCACCGAAAAGGGGCGGGAGGCCGCCGCCGAGATCTGCCGACGGCGGACCAACGAGGCCTCGGCCGAGGCCCTTCTCGAGGCCCTGCGCCCGACGGACAAGGGAGAGCTCGTCGACCTCGTCGTCGCCCGACGGGCCCTGGAGACCGAGACGGCCCGCCTGGCCGCCCTCAACGGCACCGAAGAGGAGCTGGAGCGACTGAGGGAGATCGTGGCCGAGACGAGACGACTCACCTCGGCGGGCAGGAGCATGGCCGGATCCGACGGCGCCTTCCACGCCCAGATCGCCCGCATGTCCCACAACTCCATCCTCGAGGCGGCCCTCCACCTCATCTGGCACAACGGCCAGTACTCGCCCCTTCTCGAGGCCATCCGCCACAAACAGGGGCGCACCCTGGGAAGCGACCACGAGCGCCTCTTCCAGGCCATCGCCAGCCGCGACGGCGAGCGGGCCCGCCTGGCCATGACGGAACACCTGAACAACGTCCTCCGCGACGTCGAGGCCCTGCCCGACGACGGAGCATGA